Genomic DNA from Acidimicrobiales bacterium:
ACGGCAAAGTCGCCGCCGCCTTGGGTGTGGGGCAGTTCGTCGGCCCAATGCCACGCCTCGGCTCGGTGCCACGGAGCGAGCACGGCAATCTCGAGGTCGCTCGGCGCGGTGAGCGTCGCCAGCGAGACCATGATCTGGCGAGCCACGGCCAGCCCGGCGGATCGGTCACCGACGATGGCGAGCGCGCCATCGCGAAGGTTGGTGGTGACCGAGGCGGCGACGAGGTAGCGAAGATCGTCCAGCGCGATGGCGCTGGCGTTGGGGATCCGGGCGATGTTGTCGAAGCGTGGATGCCACGGGAGTTCGGCGTGGGCGATGCTGACCCGGCCGAAGTCGGCGTCGTCGAGACGGCGCGTCCACCGTTGACCGTCGTCGCGCTTGGCGATGGTGAGGAGCTCGACCGGGTCGGGGTTCGACCGTCGGTGTTGGGCCATCACCACTCGTCGCGCAGCCGACACTCGCTTGCGGAGCTCGTGGGTGAACGCGTCGGGATCGATGGCCGGCGACCGATCCGGCACGGGGATGACCGGCTCGGTGATTGTGCCGTCCGTGCGCAGCGTGACTCGACGCCGAGGTGTGTCGGAGCGGCGTCGAGTCACGGCGAATCGGGCGTCGCCGACGTCGATGATGGCGGCGCCCACGAGCGTCGGGCCATTGGCCGCGACGCCGTCGAGCCGGACGGTCCGCTCGCCGGGTGTGAGCCGGACCATGCCGTTGGTGTCGAGATCGAGCTCGAATTCGACCCGTCCGGGCGCCACACCGAACCGGGTGCGACCCACCGAGAGAGGGAACACGGAGCCGGAGGTGAGTCCGGAGATCTGGCGGAGTTCGAGCGGGCTCGGACCGGGGCGGGTGACGAGGTCGGGGCCGGAACCGATGTCGGGAAGACGATCGAGTTCGATCCCGAGCGGCACGGTGGCTCGGGAGTGGTGGTTCCGGTCAGACATCGGGGTCTTCTTCGGCCAAACGGACTTTTTCCTTGAGCGAACGTGGGAAAAAGTGCTCAAGTTTCGGATCTGTAGCCGATATGCCCCGACGAGCCCCCTTCGCGGTCGTTCAGCCGACCGCGAGTTGGGCGGCCTCGCAGGCCTCGCGTTGCCAGCAGCCGACCATGTGGTCGTTGACGATGCCCATCGCCTGCATGGCTGCGTAAGCCGTGGTGGGTCCGACGAACGAGAACCCACGGCGCTTGAGCGCCTTGGCCAGCGCCACCGATTCCGGGGTGGTCGCAGCCACCTCGCTCATGGTTGCCGGCCGGTGCCGAGTCTTGGGCCGATGCGACCACATGAGGTCCTGCAGCTGTTCGCCGTTCGCCTCCATGGCGAGCACGGCCTGAGCGTTGTTGATCGTCGACCGGATCTTTCCCTGATGGCGAACGATGCCGGCGTCGGCCAGCAGGCGTTCGACATCGTCGTCGTCGAACGCAGCAACGAGGTTGGGGTCGAACCCGGCAAAGGCGGCGCGGAAGTTCTCGCGCTTGCGCAGGATCGTGATCCACGAGAGCCCGGACTGGAAGCCCTCGAGGCACAGTTTCTCGAACAGTGT
This window encodes:
- a CDS encoding DNA-3-methyladenine glycosylase I, which produces MNDVVIGDDGNARCGWGASTPDYVDYHDHEWGRPVLDRTTLFEKLCLEGFQSGLSWITILRKRENFRAAFAGFDPNLVAAFDDDDVERLLADAGIVRHQGKIRSTINNAQAVLAMEANGEQLQDLMWSHRPKTRHRPATMSEVAATTPESVALAKALKRRGFSFVGPTTAYAAMQAMGIVNDHMVGCWQREACEAAQLAVG